In one Oryzias latipes chromosome 13, ASM223467v1 genomic region, the following are encoded:
- the il15 gene encoding interleukin-15 isoform X1 — protein MLRGGPAVLGVFLCFMFPPMLTSPSNQCPRTIITLVEQLRKLNCLQDCPDSTLYTPDVQDFKQRCPSTTLRCFVAELQVLRAELTHDGCIAVSNRTARRLEVWSNRYKTEQDCLQCELLEETSVDNFLQSLVSVLQNICSESAS, from the exons ATGCTGAGGGGGGGTCCAGCTGTCCTCGGTGTGTTTCTGTGCTTCATGTTTCCTCCCATGTTGACATCGCCCTCCAATCAGTGCCCTCGAACCATCATCACCCTGGTGGAGCAGCTCAGGAAACTCAACTGTCTGCAG GACTGCCCGGACTCCACGCTCTACACACCCGATGTCCAGGACTTCAAG CAGAGATGTCCCAGCACCACCCTCAGATGCTTTGTTGCGGAGCTACAAGTCCTCAGAGCTGAGCTCACCCATGATGGCTGCATCGCCGTCTCAAATAGGACTGCCAGGAGACTTGAAGTGTGGTCAAATCGGTACAAG ACGGAGCAGGACTGTCTTCAGTGTGAGCTCCTGGAGGAGACAAGCGTCGACAATTTCCTTCAAAGTCTTGTCTCCGTTCTGCAGAACATTTGCAGTGAATCTGCATCCTGA
- the il15 gene encoding interleukin-15 isoform X2: MLRGGPAVLGVFLCFMFPPMLTSPSNQCPRTIITLVEQLRKLNCLQDCPDSTLYTPDVQDFKRCPSTTLRCFVAELQVLRAELTHDGCIAVSNRTARRLEVWSNRYKTEQDCLQCELLEETSVDNFLQSLVSVLQNICSESAS; the protein is encoded by the exons ATGCTGAGGGGGGGTCCAGCTGTCCTCGGTGTGTTTCTGTGCTTCATGTTTCCTCCCATGTTGACATCGCCCTCCAATCAGTGCCCTCGAACCATCATCACCCTGGTGGAGCAGCTCAGGAAACTCAACTGTCTGCAG GACTGCCCGGACTCCACGCTCTACACACCCGATGTCCAGGACTTCAAG AGATGTCCCAGCACCACCCTCAGATGCTTTGTTGCGGAGCTACAAGTCCTCAGAGCTGAGCTCACCCATGATGGCTGCATCGCCGTCTCAAATAGGACTGCCAGGAGACTTGAAGTGTGGTCAAATCGGTACAAG ACGGAGCAGGACTGTCTTCAGTGTGAGCTCCTGGAGGAGACAAGCGTCGACAATTTCCTTCAAAGTCTTGTCTCCGTTCTGCAGAACATTTGCAGTGAATCTGCATCCTGA
- the triap1 gene encoding TP53-regulated inhibitor of apoptosis 1 yields MNSVGEACTELKREYDQCFNRWFAEKFLKGDRSGDPCTETFRRYQRCVQKAIKEKDIPVDGVEFMGPNKDKPES; encoded by the coding sequence ATGAACAGCGTCGGGGAGGCATGCACCGAGCTGAAGCGGGAGTACGACCAGTGCTTCAACCGCTGGTTCGCCGAGAAGTTCCTGAAGGGCGACCGGAGCGGCGACCCGTGCACGGAGACCTTCCGCAGGTACCAGCGCTGCGTGCAGAAGGCCATCAAGGAGAAGGACATCCCGGTGGACGGGGTGGAGTTCATGGGGCCCAACAAGGACAAGCCTGAGAGCTGA